The stretch of DNA GATCAGGGTTGTAGACCAAGGTCACATTCTTTGAAACCTTCATACTGATAGAAAACATGGGTTTGTCCTTTGTAGCACTCCCTGTGATAACACAGCACATGGAGTGTCTCCATTAGTTTGTCCTTAGTATCACCCCACAGTTTTTGCGCTGATGGTTGCAGAAGTGTATAACCCAGAAGATACTTTCACACATCATTAACTATGGTCATTCAGACGTACTTTAGAGTTATGCAGAGTTTGTTGCAAGACAACCAAATGGAAATGTGATTGTTGTTTTCTGAAAAATCTattctacaaaaaaaaatattttgattgattttaaaatcatggAAACAGTGCATTGCAAAATATTCTATGGGCCCCTCTTTGATTTGGTTgaacatgttttggttttttagTAATATGCACCATGTACATTTTGACACGGCTGTACTACAACACAGATAGACAAGATGGGTGATAAAACAGAACTCGCCCTTAAGGTTCTAAAGTATTAATATGGTACTTTAGTGTTGCATATTCCCAAATACATTTGCAATACATCAACTTACCACAAAGCAACTGACACACAATAAAAAGGGGCCTTTGAGGCACCTGTAGATCTGGGACCCCAGGGCAGTTGTCCACTTTGCCCGGTTTTTTATCCAGCCATGCACTGTCAGAAAAGATACACCATATCTACTCAATAAAAATGAGGCAACAGATTACaagcaatattattaattaaatttcacatggtttggtattgagtaaatatgaattaaatgagacccttaagttatccatttaatatgagtatattctaatagaaaacagtacagaattaattataacctaaacaaaaatattgagttgatttgaaaaagataaactccctaatgtgtaaatagtactaataaaaattaatttaattttacatatcaatgatatataattgagtaataatcatctacattaatctgcacatcgatttgaatttaatcaatgcaatgaattaaatctaaatattctttCATAGGAATAACTAGTCTATGGCCCATAAAGTACAGAACTTAACAAATACTCAAAAAGAACTTTATTAGCAATTCACTTCTGTGCTTTCAACTCATTGACTCATTGTAGTAGTGCTGGGCAGTATACCGGTATACGGGTATTCATTTCCCACatgatatgaatttttcataTACCGTAATACCGGTGCAGTGCCGCAGAGAACGCTACGGCCGAATTGATCTGCGAGTGACTTCAGAACGGGAGCTGTGTTAACTTCatacccttctcactcatggttgtaaaaaaaacaccatagcacacaactatttgtgactttaaaaatttctaacactaattttacatttagcctACAAATTTACACAGCTGAACGACatgctgggtaacattatagctgctagctagctaggttgacaggaagtgcttttcaattaaaattagcctgattacattgatttgaattaactcaatattttctctatttgggattagataaatataatgcttatgttttatttaactacaatggttggattttattccaaacatttttatttgaaatttaattaaatatttgcctcaaaatcaaaaacacaatcatattgaatatattttacctAATACATTAATTCAAATCTACATGACCACAGAATCATTTCTTACAGTGTGCAAAGGAAAACATCCTTTTCGACTGTTCACACTGCTGACTACTTTTTGATATAAAGCATCTGTCTAATAGTGTTCGTGCTGACAAAATCAaactaaaaatagaaataaacggCCGCACTGACTTTTGGAATAAGGGAATCTGTGTGAACAAATGTGTGCAAGCCAAACATCCACAGTCACGTACACACCAAGCCACTGAAATGCTGTCTGTTCAATTGTTGTTGGTTATTGTGAATTTTGGACTTCTGTTTCTTTGTTGTTTCGGTTCCTGGGAAAGGCGGgatgtgttgtttttcatgCCTTGGACCCAGAggtaactttaaataaaatggatttaTGAATTGCATTTTCTCCCTTCTCCACCCCTCGCTCTGTGTCCGATGGTACTATAGTAGCCACTCGTCTCACCTTTTGTACTTGCCCAGTCACACTGCTTTGGGTTGCTCTTTCAATTTACTTCCAGTTTATCAAGCTATCCCAACTGGGTGTCTCTGCAAACACAACAAACGTCATGGCTGCACACTGGGCTCCAGTGTTAGAACCGCTAACAAAACACAACCTAATCTTTGCCTTGGCCTACTGTGCCCATCCTGTCTGCCCACTCTCATTAGTCAGGACAAGGCCATGCACATCAAAGCTCACTAGTTCTGTAGGTCACAGTTCTCACTTATGAGGAAGGTCAGGGTAGGTGTGTGTATCCCAGAAAAATATCAAATTTatttttctacttctacttctgTCTATTCATACATACGCACAAATTGCATTTTTGGCTCATCCTGGAAGAGGGTTCCCTCCTCAGTTGCTCTTCAGGAGGTTTCTCACTTTTAATCTCCTGAATCTAGGGTGGATATAGGGAGTcatatgctgtacagattgtaaaaacACTCTTGAGAAAAAAGCCTGTGATTTCAGGGATGTACAAATAAACCCtgacttttcacatttctttctaACAGAGGAAACCTGGTGTAGTTGAGTGCAACACAGGTACTGAACTTTATGAACTGTTTAatagttcatttttttaattcacgTGGAAGCCCCAATTGTGTCCAATTACAGTCATGTCTACTTTGGATCACCTGTAGGTCAAGGTCTACATCACAAGATCACTATTCTGGGGCAACTTTAATCCACCTGTGGCCAGaattcctcttcctctgttaaTCCTTGTATTTCCTGAAGGCAAACTATAACAAGAAAAAGATTAGAGGATTTAACGATTAATGTTTAGTGAAACAAAAAGACCCAGTGTTGCCATTGAAGAGCCACAATTCGTACTTATGAGGCTTCCTTACTGCCACataaacagtattttttttttattaactgcATTAGGACTGTAAAAAGGttgaatatttttatttataagtTTAGGTATTGGTACTGTAATGCATAAATCCAGTTTATGAATGCTATGAATGCTATAAAAATGTAGTTTGACTTATTGATGCGTTTCCATTTGTCAAAGTTCAGtataaaatgctgcttacagtATGAATGGGAACTACACAGAAAGGTAGAGTATATAGTCAAAGCAGCTAAACAGAAAATGCTGAACTATTATATATTAGGGACTGTACAAACATGATTCAGGGGGAAGAGGGGGAACAGAAAAAAGGCAGGATAGACTGacttttttctttgcttgttctttttttttttttttttttttttactgatttaTCTGTTGGTTATTTTCTCAGTTAATTAATAAACTGTTTATAAGGAAGTAGTGAAAATTACTCATAATTTCCCAGACCCGAAGCTGGCGTCTtcaaattaataactttatttatataagcacattttgaaacaaagttacaaagtgctttacaataaaaacgaaaaaaaaaggaaataaaatccGTAACATAAGACATAAAATTGCTAATTTTTATCCGACTAACAATCCAAACCCAAAGATGTTAAGTTTAGCATAATATATGACAAAAAGTAaatcaaatcctcacatttaaaaagccaaaagtaagaaataaatacaacaaatagtaaattatcaaaatggttgccaattaatcgtttcagctcttAATAGTTACATAAAAAACTGCTTTCAGTTGTATTATTGTTCATTAAGGTGAATGCATATGCAGAAGAAAACAGATCTGTCACTGTATTATGGTTTTATTAATGTGAGCTTTGGTGCAGCACATTACAAGTTCCATTGAGACATGGTTTAAAATACATTGGCCCACACagtacatgtttttgtttttaaatttaatacttttacattattttattattacttgTTGTGGAGAGGGGTTTGTAGTTTTGCTCTAAGTCAAGGACAGGGTTTAAAGAACATTAAAACAAATTCATTAAAactaatacaaattaaaaaaaaaaaaaagtgtagtaAACTCTTTCTGTACAAGTTGTAAGATTTATGCAAAGAAAATCTTCCTCCAAAATGTATACTCATGCTTTTTCAACCTcttcatgttgtttttttcatttcattgttaaaTTAGGTCATCTGCAGCCATTCATCCAGCTCCCATGACTCTCTCTGATCCGCCTCACTGCTTCTCAGTGTGACGCACTAATCACAAACTGGAAGGTGAGTTGTACTGATTTTATTTCTTCTCTTTAAAACTGAAAAGACACATGTAGACATGAAACAGCAGGCAGCAGGAAATTTAATTGGTGGACAGTATTAACAAGGAAGTTCCTTGTCACCCATAGTGGGACTGCAATGATAACATGTATTAATACACCTCACAATAATATTGATAGAAAGAATAAACCGGCTGAAAATAAGCGCAGAATTAGCCTTATTTCAGATCAATAAACCAGATGCTGATTACACCTTTAAACAATGAAATATTGTTCATATAATGAACCTCTTGTCACAGTGCTTAGATGTGGTTATTTACCTAACTTAACATTCCCGATAGCTGATTTGACAACACACAGGCAACGTGATGATGATGTAACTAAGACAGCAGAGTTAAAACAAATAATCATGATACAATACTGTCTAAGAACATGTTCAGAACATAAAACTCAGgggaaaatgtaaatgtgtattgTCTGGAATGAAATATCACTGTCTTTTTCATGATGCTACATGTTGCTTGACTTTGGGAGGTTATCATCAAAATCACATCTCCGCTAGCAAAAGAAGACATCAAAGCAGGAAATTACCCTCATTTTAAATGTGATCAAATCAATTTAAAAGACATTTAGAAAACATaatcattgtaaaaaaaaaaatctagctATGACAAAAGGATATAtggaaacatgttttctttttcattgaTTACTAAACAAAAATAATGTACACACTGTATGTGGAATGACTGAATAAAGACACAACATCAAACAATGTATACATTGGATCTCTTAGTTTTGTCCAGGAGCAATAGTTGTGTTTTTCCTACACCGTTGATACTTATCAGTTCTGACATTTCCACCAGCTTTATAATGACGTGATGTCGAAATAAATGTACATGGGGCAGGTGCAGCAGTCTGTATTATCTTTGCaataagagagagaaagaaacagacatgagaaacaacatacacacatgttCAAGCTTTAAGTGGATTTGATCAATGCTGTAAATCTCTGGCTAGTGTATAAAAACATGAGACATGATTCTGGGTCTCTATACTGTACAACAGCcccaatattcttttttttttcatattttttgacCAACTGCTAATGCTGCTTTGTATTGCTGTCAtgcatttgttttgttaaagGCAGTTGCTTAGGCATTACAGTCTACATACAGTCAAAGACATTGAACAGAGATGCAACACTGTGGTCTCTAAAGTAATGTTAAATAAGCATATTCTTGTTTTCCATAATGGAAAACTTAATCGTACACTCATTAAAACGTACCGTACACACTGTATCTTCTATCTAAGTGTCATTCATTTCTGGAATAAAACTGGACATGCTGACTCCTGCTCTTTGTTAGTGTGTCTATTTTAAATTATTACTCAAACCATGTTAAACCATTTTAAACAGATCTTTGCTTCTATTACATGTATTGTATTTAAATTGACAACACTTTCTGGACTGAAATTTAATTGACTCTTATTAAAACAGTCGGCAGGTAAAACAAAATATGGCAGCTCCAATACATGCTAAACACGGTACATTACACAGGACTGCATGCAGTTTCTTATGACACGGTGTCAGGACTGAGCTGATGGGTTACTGTGCATCAGACGTCACCGATAAGCATCATGCAGAGCAGTGTTTTTAAGATATGCCATGGTGCATTCATATGGTTCAAGAGCTTGCATGTGACTAACATGCAGTCAGTGGAAGACAATATTGTTTTATTGCTGCTATATGTATGGACATTCAATTCAACTAATTTAGTTCATTAGACATAAACGGTGTCTAATGAACTGTAAAGACATTGTTGGTACAAGAGAAAGGTGCAACTTGAACAAAAATGTTGGCAGAATTAACTGCTTTGTTTTTGCAGACACAAACTTATCCATGTCTCAAAAAACTGAATTATAGGGAAATAAAGATCAGAATCAACAGAGGCAATAAAGTAAGAAAATTGTCAGCAACACTGAGACACATGTTTATTGCGAGGGAAAAAGCGTGCAAGTTTGCCATGCAGCCAATAATTAGTGAGGTTGATAATGACAATGTATCGGGATTAgtttgagatttaaaaaaaaaaaaagaagagctcTTGTCATGGGTGAGGTACAGTACTTATTGCAGTAAAACAATAGTTCACATAACTCAAAATACTCGCGGTGGCCTGAGAAACTTCTGCAAGCCAGTttcggagaaacagctgattaacTTTAGTACACTCCTTACCAATTAAAAACCTTCAACTGCAACTTACATTTTACATTATGTTTTTCTACATGCTCGGTAATGGGTAATGCAAAACTAGCTTGCAGAATGTTTTTCACTTTGCAGCACAccatgatcatcatcatcatcatacatatatatatatatacacatatatatatatatatatatatatatatatatatatatatatatatatacatatatacatatatatatatatatatatatatatatatatatatatatatatatatatatatatatacacatacatatatatatatatatatatatatatatatatatatatatatatatatatatatatatacatatatatatatacatatacacatatatacatatacacatatatacatatatatatatatatacatatatatatatatatatatatatatatatatatatatatatagtatttgtGAACTATCGCCTTTGGTCTTTACAGTGCCCATGCAGCCACCTTCAATTTCCAGAAAGCTCTTAGAGACAGGATCAAATAAGCAAACTTACTTCATTCATAcctaaaaaaagaacaacaaaaacaaagagaacAAAACAGGATCAGAACTCTCATTTACAGTCTGCATGTATCCCTATGGTGCACATTAGTgccatatttagataatgattTACTTTATTCACATTATATTACAATCATGATATGACACTCATCGAGGAAAGACTGAATGTATCGAACATCATTTTCATTCCTTAAATCTTCCGATATGATTGTACACTtataaaacaaatgcacatgggagattctttaaaacaatatcaCCATGTTCTGATGTATAGTAGAAGAACATATTCTAACTCCAAGATAAAGTGAATATGACTTTACAATGCTatacgcagagagagagatagagagagggagaggcagaTAGACAGAAGAGAGATTAAAAGAAGACAAGATGGAAGAGAAGGTAGGAGACAGTCCGATCTACACCCCAGAGTTTAACCCCCACCTCCCTCAGTAACCCTAGTGTCGTACTTTTCCAGGAATGTAGTTACGGTCAATGCTTTCCTCTTGCAGAAACATGTGAAGGCAGCGCTCGTTCTGGGCCAAGGGATGACCTGCAATTCtgcagaaacatacacagaaacGGACAAAAGCTTTTCATGGAGGCTGGTGAGATGCAATTGTAGATTAGTTAGTtgacgcacagacacagattAGGTTAAGCCTTGTGTCAGGCTAGACATTTTTTGGCAATGACTGACTCTACTGAATGTGTGAATTTCAGTTTTggccaaaacattttttttttttttttttttttttaatgagaaaACCTGCAGGAAACACAATCAACAAGCCATTATAAGTCAAAACTTGTGTATTCCACATTAACATATGTTTATGTGACAAATAGGCTGGCTTTATCTACATCTAAACACACAAAGTATGTATTACTAATACAGTACTAATTTAGGGCTGAACTGACTGACCTGTTGATGAACTGCTCGAGGCCCGATCGCCGCTCCTCAATGAAGGACTCCTCAAAAAGGCCCTCATCTCCGCGGAATGGCAACTGTCTCTTCAGGGCCTTTCCCGGCAGAGATGGTACTACAATCTGAAGGTGTCAGCACAAATAACAGAAAAGATAACACATTAATTTGGCAGAACTTGCAACTATCTTCCAGGAATCCCAACCATGAggtcattcattttaatttcataCACAGAACATACGTCACTCCCCATATACTGCACAAAATGAAAGCACTACCGTCGCCAACCTGCACATTATGCAGTCAGAATTCATTGggtacttttttttcatatggTGTGGGAGTGTCCAAGGGTTGTAGAGTTCTAGAAGAAGGTTTCAGAAACACTATCAAACATATTGGCCATAACAATTCCTTACTCACCGGATGTCCTGTTACTTAATGATAGCTCTAACCTGAACCTCTGTGTGAAGCAGAGACGTCTGTGGTTAGCTGGTCTGACAGCTGCTAAACAATTAATAACTTGTAGATGGAAAGCTCCACATTCGGGTCAATATACAGAAATAGCTCCTCGACTTTATAGACATTGCAAATGTGGAACACTGGGTCGCCAaccataataaataaaaaaaattgatcacaaaaaaaataaacgaTAACACATGGCATTTAAATTGCACACTCGCTGTGCTGTAAAGTCAAAACTACGCACATTTACATTCATATATTTAAGCTTTTCATTCACTATAtcaacacagaaaacaaaacctACAGTGTAATCCTACTTTTTACTTATAatataagtaataataatatttgaaGGGATTATATCTTTCTACCTGTAACACCAACATTGTCACTTATCACATCATTGTAATTACCGGTACTAGTTTGCACCAGCCAACCTGCtacaatagacctttttcacggcagacatattgacatgtcatagtaggaaaagcacaggtgtattcaagcccattaatgatggctgcattccacttaggagaggccctggtattgtgcatgctgactcactgaaatagcttactgggacacttgatggaattgagccatcgttaaggttatcaatttcagctgtgcttttcctactatgacaagtcaaaaatgtctgctgtgaaaaaggtctatgatTAGCCTGAAACACAACATTATTGCTCACTCACCTTACTGTCTCTTTCCAGCTCATTCTTTAACCACTCAAAGTCACTGTATCTTCTTCTTACACAGGAATCCTTCAGTTTGAAAATGGGAAGGTTTGTCTacacagagaagaagaaaaaaaaacagctcttGATTTATACTAAATTCAAACATTTAGACACGGTTGCTGTTCGATAGTGAGAACAAGGCTTGctgaatagttgacaactatCATGACGAGTGCTGGAGGCATTGTGGATGTGCCCTAAGCAACAATAAATATCTTACCAACATAATTTGAGTAAATAAATTGCATAAAAGTCTATGATTACACTGTGTAGAATGTGGTTATTTTTCTATGTAAACCTTTTCAGTTGTATCTGTTGCTGCAAGTaatgtttattttcattataggtttttttttttatgggcaAATGATTAATCTTTTAGTTTACAGGATGT from Sander lucioperca isolate FBNREF2018 chromosome 13, SLUC_FBN_1.2, whole genome shotgun sequence encodes:
- the snx12 gene encoding sorting nexin-12 isoform X2 gives rise to the protein MTDPAVADTRRLNSKPQDLTDAYGPPSNFLEIDVYDPQIVGVGRNRYTNYEVRMRTNLPIFKLKDSCVRRRYSDFEWLKNELERDSKIVVPSLPGKALKRQLPFRGDEGLFEESFIEERRSGLEQFINRIAGHPLAQNERCLHMFLQEESIDRNYIPGKV
- the snx12 gene encoding sorting nexin-12 isoform X1, which codes for MTDPAVADTRRLNSKPQDLTDAYGPPSNFLEIDVYDPQIVGVGRNRYTNYEVRMRTNLPIFKLKDSCVRRRYSDFEWLKNELERDSKIVVPSLPGKALKRQLPFRGDEGLFEESFIEERRSGLEQFINRIAGHPLAQNERCLHMFLQEESIDRNYIPGKVRH